CTTTTCAGCCAAGGCACGGCACCTATTGCAGTTGCGGCGACTGGCATTGCCAGCGGCGCAAACTACCAGTTGCGGCACGTCACGGGCGGCTTTTGCTCCGACATGGCCTCGGTTCCATTCTCGGTGCTTGCGACCGACAACCCCGCATTCACCTACCCGCCCAACGGCAATTTCTGCATCGGCGATCCCGACCCTTGGCCACTCGTGCAAGGCATCATGGGCTATTTCCACGCCGTCACCCCCTTGACGGTGGTGGACATCGACGGGCGCTTGCACCTGAGCGCAAGCGGGGCGGGTACGCACACAATCAGGCATATCACAGGCGGCACATGCAAGGACAGCACGGACGTGACCGTGAACATCTTCGGGAACGCATCGGCCAATTTCGCCTACCCTGCATCGGTGTTTTGCAGCGGCGACACCAACCCCTTGCCCCAAATCCTCGGAACGCCAGGCGGCGGGCATTCTCGGCGGATTCTGGCTTGGCCGTCGATAGCGTTTCGGGCGCGATCCTGGTTGCCCAATCACAGGAGGAATCTGGAATGTGACCTACACGCTCACTGGCAGTTGCCAAGCACAGTTCACGCAGACGGTTCAAATCAGCCCTACCGATTCATCCACCATCATCGCCTATGTTCCCAACCACTACTGCCAATCCGAACCCGACGCGATACCCCTGGTCCTCGGTGACACGGTGGGCAGCTTTGTAGCGGGTGGTGGCATTGTCTTCAGCAACACCGACAGGGGGCAGCTCGACTTGAGCGCGATGCAGCCGGGAGGGCCATACATCGTGTACTATGACATCGACAACCGTTGCGCCATCGACACACGCGACTCGGTTTGGATCGACGTTCCCGACAATCCATTCTTTTCCTATCCGCAATCCAGCTATTGCGAGGGCGGGGCCAATCCTTTTCCATCGATCATCGCCTTGTCGGGCGGCACTTTCAGCGAGATCACCGGGAGCGTCATTTTCGCAAACGCGACCACGGGCGAGATCGATGCAAGCGCGAGTGTCCAAGGTGGCCCGTACTTCATCCAATACACCACGGCGGGGCCATGCCCTGAATCGTCCAGCCAGCAACTTACGATCATGCCCAAGCCACTTTCCGCAAGCCTCACCGTGTCGCCCGACACGACCTATTGCACGGGCCAAAGCCTGATCCTGCAAGCCACGGCGGGAGGGGCAACGGTTTGGAGGTGGTACATGAATGGCAGCCTGACAGCCATCACGGACGACATGCTCATGCTGGACGCGCAATTGACGGGCCTCGACAGCGTATCGGTCGCAATGGTGAATACACAGGGATGCAGCGACAGCCTCACAGCGGTCTTGAGGGGCTTGCCAGCGCCAAGGCTCACGGCAACCATCTTGAAGGCGGAAACCAATGTGCTAGGCTCCTCACAGGTGGAGGTGCAGCTTGCCACCGACATTCCAGGCACGGTCGTGGACTGGCAAGCCATCGGCACCAATCTGCGCGACATCACCCCCGAATTCGGGAGCATCGCGGCCTTTGGCCCCGCCAATCCCGCCACGCTGCCCATCGGGGCCACGTTTGTCGCCCCATTCGACCTCGGGCGGCTCAAGTTGCTGCTATCGCCCCGCAATGCCTCGTGCGCCGGGTTCCGCGACACGGTGGTAGTGATTTTGAGTCCCGACACGCTGCCCATCTTCGTCCCGGAGGTTTTCACAGCCAATGGGGACGGCAAGAACGACACATGGATGATTACATGCCTACCGGGCATCAACCCCGGCGACTACAAGATGCACCTCTTCAATGATGCGGGCGGCAAGGTGCTGGAAATGGATGGGCTGCACCAGAATTTCGACGGCGGCTCCCTGCCAGACGGCGTGTATTGGTGGGTGCTGCAAGACACGCAGGGCCGCGACTTGCAAGCGGGTGGACTCACGATCAGAAGAAAATGAAACTCAGGAAATAAGAATGGAAACAGAGAGCGAGACATTGGAGAAAATCGCGGACATGGGACTGCCCAAAGGGCATCTAAAGTTCGACCAAAAGCGCAAATTCAAATTCCGGGTGACCTTCAAGGCCACTGTGGGAGCTTCAAAGGCTAGGGAAAGCAGCTTCTCCTACTATGACTTGGTATCGGCCCGCAAGTGCTACCGCGACATCCTCTTGGCCTTCTACAAGGGCAGGGAGATAGAGTCGTTTGCCGTTTGCCTGAACCACCACGGCTCGAAGAAATGGGAGAAGCCCATCCATGCGGAGGCCACCGACGAGGGTAGTTGAGACACACGGAATCGAATAGAGAACGTGTCGGTGTAGGTGGGAAATGTAGCAAAATGGCAAATGTCTCCTTTTCGGATACTTTTCCACTTCTTTTCGCCTTCTTTTCCGATACTTTTGCTGTTTTCGTGTCTTCTTTTCCTCTATTTTTCCTCTTCTCATCGGCTTCTTTTTTGGGGAATGGTTGCAAAATTTTGTCAAAAGCCATTCATTGCGTTTTGCATTGATAACCAATGTTTTATGAATTCGTACAAGGGGTATGGGCCAGAAAATCCCCCTGATTCAGAAAAATGGAAACCAAGACGGGAAAATCATCAATCGCAGCGTTCCGCCAGCAGATCGTGGAGCTGCAAGAATACACCTTGACCGCCACGGAAGCCGAGGTCGAGACCACCTTTCAGCGGCTCGTGCCAAACTCCAACGGAATGCTGGGTGAGGCACAGGTGTGGCAGCACCTAGGCTCCAAGCGGCGGGCGATCATCGCCTTCCTCGACCAGATGTATGGCGTGACCGAGAAAATGGAGATGGTGCGCGAGATCGCCAGAACCACCGAATCGCTCGGAATGCCAGACTGCGGCGTGGAAGGAATGCCTACGTTCGGGGAGCGGGCTAGGCAAGCCGAAGAAATTTTTGAGTTTTAGGTGGCTTCTTGCCATTGCCTAACGAATACCGCCCCGTGAGTTCAGTCTCATGGGGCGGTTCCTATTCCCCGACCAACGTAAAGATGCGGCAGAATGGCCCGAGAAAATCAAGCAAAACCATGCTAATGGAGTGGAGTTGCTGCCCATCATCCCCTCGAAAAAGGAATTTCCGACACCTTTCCGACACATCTCCGACACCTTCCCGACATCATTCCATACAAATCCCGACACATTTCCGACACTTTTCCTCTTTCCCCCTGGTGCAACAAACGATTCGTGTACCTTTCCAGATAGCGTCCACAAAATCCAGCCCTTCGACTACCTGTTTCCAATAAATGTCCATGCGATTTGCTTGCATTTCTAGTTTGTGTCCACAAACGTTGGATGGATGCAGTAACTGCACGCGACCTGTTTCCAGCGAATCCCCCAAAACTTGTCTCGAACCCATTCTTATGAATTGTTTCCGAAATGGTACGCATCATTCTGAAATAATATCGAAATTGTAATGAAATATAATCGAAATAATTCTGAATATTTTCACACCTTTGCCCATCAACTTTTACCCAAAATCGGGCTAGTTTTGAACCAAACTCGATGAAAATGGCACACTTCCCCCAATCAGACGATCAAATCCCGGCTATGAAATGGGCGGGAATCCCAGAAATGCAATTGGAAGCGTTGGAAACAAGGCAAAGGCATCGAATCACAGCGCTTGAGGAAATGCTAGCGGCTGAGAAGCTGGAACTCGCTTCGATCATCGCTGCAAGGTCTGGGAAGGCCCCATTCCAACAAGGAGCGCAGTTTGCTGTCCAACCTGCACCGCAGCACTATTCGACCGAGCTGACCTGGAAGGACAAAATCCTCTTGGTCAAGGAAGCTGGCAAGCCGATCCACGGCAAGGAGATCGGGCCAGCGTTGCGACGCTTGCAGCCGCATGGCTTGAAATTCAGTGACCTTGACAATACGGTCTCGGTGCATCTCTCCAAGTTGGTGAGGGATGGGGCGCTTGTGAGGATCAAGGTGAAGGGGCGGTCTGGGTCGTTGTATGGGTTGCCAAGCACAAGGACTTAGGCTGAATAACTTTCGAAAACGTTCAATAGTAAACTCAAGCAGCGAAAATTGCTGAAAGTTTTTGACATGAGATGTCAAACAGGCATATCAACTTACAACGACTTCGGTGAATGGCTCTCTACGTTAAAACGAGTCTTTGGACATTAGATTGGGGGTTTTTGTAAGGAAACTCTATCTTTGAGAAGATTCCTAAGGGTTTCGAATTGAATTATTGATTACTCAAGTGGTGCTAAGAAATCAGACATATCGCAGGGCGTCGGCCTCCAACACATGCTCGAAGCCGCCTGTTAGCTATGTTTTACAAGGCAAGATTGGGACCAAAGACATCGTTTTGCCTAAGCACTCCTTCTATTTCAGTGTCAAAAAAAGAGGAGGCTGCTATTTGTGGGATAGAATTTTGCGGAATAAGTTAGCATGCCAAGACGTTTTTGTTCGCATTGTAGAGGAGTCCCTGCCCTTTTTTTTTCTTGAAAACAGGTACGGAAAGGGAGGCTCTCCAATGAGGGTACATGATGTTGAATTTCGGCGTAGCATCCAGAGAGCGCTAGAGGGGTTCAGGACAGGCACTGTTCGGGAAGCAGCCCTGTATCTTTTTAAGACACTTGCATATCCCACTTCCCGAACCACACAATTGGCTATACCCTCCTTTGTTGAGCTGCAAAAAACATTTGACAACCCCGAAGGTAAATTTGACTTGGTTGCAGGAAGAGTTGATGAATGGAGGTCAGTTGATTTCGTTTTTCAATTGACAAAAGAGGAGGTGTTGAATCAGCTGTCACTTTTCGAGGAAAAGAGGTTGGATCGACAATTAAATTCTAGTTATTTGTTCATCGTAATTGAGCTATCCAAGCAAGAATACACAAGAAAGGAAATTAGTGGAATTACACGCGAGATCAATAGGCAATACAATATGCCTGTTATGGTGATCGCAAAATATGGTGACAATTTGACACTCTCCGTTATCAATAGACGGAAAAACAAAAAGGATCTCAGCAAGGATGTTCTCGAAAAGGTGACTTTGATCAAAGATATTTCTCTTAAAGGAGAACCCAAACGATCGCATATTGAAATTCTATACGATCTTTCGTTTTCACAGCTTTCAAGAAAAGGTAATATTCTCGGATTTGAACAATTGCAAGGTGCTTGGGAAAAAGTACTTGACACAAGAGAACTAAACAAACGGTTCTATCAAGATTTGTTCAATTGGTATGCTTGGGCTATTGATCATGTTAAATTCCCAATTGAATCATTTGCTAAAGGCGGCTTTGACCAGGATTCGAAAGAAGCTATTAGTGCGACAAGCTTGATCAGATTAATTACAAGAGTCATTTTCGTTTGGTTCCTGCGAGAAAAAAAGCTGGCAAATGAAGCATTGTTCAAGCGTGAAGAGCTAAAACAAATCATCCAAGGATTTGATGAATCTGATGATTCTAGCAACTATTACAACGCAATACTACAGAACCTTTTTTTTGCTGCACTTAACCAACTTCCTTTAGACCGGAAATTTGAGTCAGGCCTTCCAAGTACAACTTCGAGAATTAATGTGGGCAAAAATACGTGCTTCCGATTTAGGAGTCTTTTTTGCGAAGAAGAATCCAATCCGCTTAGATTATTCTCGGAGGTTCCATTTGTTAATGGAGGTCTGTTTGAGTGCCTAGACACGATTGGATTAGAAGGAAGTGGTCAGTTCATTGACGGTTTTTCTGAAGACCCCAGTGAAAGGGCAATCATTCCTGATTTTTTATTCTTCAGAGATGATCTTGATAAAGGCAAGGGGCAAGAAGTCGTTCTGGCATGGGAACTTCAGGCAAACATGATGGACTTTTTACCATTCTAGATAGATACAAATTTACAATTACTGAAAACACTCCAATAGAAGAGGAGGTTGCCTTAGACCCAGAGCTTCTTGGCCAAGTCTTTGAAAACCTTTTGGCAGCATACGTTGGTGAAACTAAGGAATCGGCACGAAAACAAGCAGGAACCTTCTATACCCCAAGGACGATTGTTGAAAAAATGGTAGATGATTGCCTCGTCCGTTTCTTGAAGAGGAAATTGGACGAGACAGGTGAAGGCGATCAGGAATGGTCGCTACGGCAATTAGTTCAATACTCAGAGAGTCAGGTGGATTTTACCAATGAACAAAAGGAATTGATTCTTCGATCAATTTCCGAATGCAAAATCCTTGACCCAGCTTGTGGTTCTGGTGCATTTTCAATAGGCATTCTCAACAAGCTTGTCCACATATTTACCAAGCTAGACAGCCAAAACGCGGTACTTAGCCGCCTGCAAGGACAAAAAAACAGAGAGAATATTGATGCATTGGACAAAGGACAAATTGAATATTCGCGAAAACTATTTTTGATCGAGAATTGCATTTTTGGCATTGATAGGGAGCCTATTGCCGTTCAAATTGCAAGATTGCGAGTATTTATTACATTGCTGATTGATCAGCAAAGAAATGAAAACCCTAGTGAAAATTATGGAATTCAATCGCTCCCAAATCTTGAAATGAAGTTTGTTGTGGCTAATACATTGGTGGATTTTAGACCTATCGGAAATCAATCCGTATTGGGTAAGTCCCAAACCTTCAATTTGGAATGTGAAGATGACCTGGACATGCAATCGTTTGAACAAATGATTCAAGCCTATTTCTATGTGAAAGATCATAAAGAAAAGATACTGCTTCAGGATGCTATTCGCAAAATGCAATTGAAGCTTGCTGGGGAATTAGCAGAAGGTATGCAGGTTTCACCTAGCACCGTATCACATGACCCATTTGATGCAAAAAAAATAGCCAAAGGCTTCGAAGCTGGTATCATGTTTGGCCCAAAGCTTTCAGATGGCTTTGACATTATTATTGGGAACCCACCGTGGGGTGCGAGGCTGGATCCTGACGAGAAGAAGTATCTAAAGGCAAGGTATTCCAAAATCGATTCCTCCTCAGCAAATTCACTTGCCTACTTCATAGGTTGGTCGTTTGAACACTATAAATGTTTGGTGTCTTTCGTTGTTTCTGACAACCTTCTTACTAAAGACTTCCCAAGAACTAGGGAATATATTCTTCCATTTATTTCAAATATCGACTGGTATGAAAACACCGGGTTGCCAATTGATCAAAAGCCATTTCCTCACGTGAGCCATGATGTGTGCATTATCACAATGGAAAGAGAGGCAAGCAACACTTTACAGTATTCGAAAAATTTATTTGATGCTGTGGCTGGCAATCGAAATATGCGAAGTTCGGTTGCAAAGGGGCGAATGGCCAAGAAGGAGTTTGGATTTGTTTTCAATCTTCTAGCAGGAGATATTGACTTCGAAATCCTTGATCGAATTGAAAAGTTTCCAGAAATTGGGGCTTTCATGCAATGCCATGAGGGTGTACATAGTGGTGCCATACGAGATGAAATTTTCCATCGACATAAGGTAAATGATGGGTGCAAGCCATTGTTCCTCGGGTCTGGCAGCGGTGACATCATCAACAATTTTCACAGCTCGCCTGACCTGTGGTTTGTTGATCTCACTGAGCAATCACTTTCTAAGCTAAAGAAAGGGCGAGGTTCTATTGGCCAAACGGAATGGTTGCTGCCCAAAATATATCTTACAAGGACTGGTGATCCTGTGAAGGGGTTTGTGGACTCGGATAATTATGCTTCCAACAACTTCTTCTCTTTGCAGCATCAAGATTTGTCAAAAAACTCCATTGAATACCTCCAATATGTTTTACCTTTTGTGATTTCACCAATTGCGCAATATTTTTATCGAACATTTGCATCTCCGAGGCTTGGGAGTCGATTTGTGGAAACAAAGATTAATCATATACTTCGGTTTCATATTCCCAGAGATTGCAAGGAAAGAGAGGTCATCACTTGCATTGTTGGTCTCATTATCAAACTGCGTAAAGAAAAACTGGATTCGCGTCTATTTGAAAGGGCGTTAAATGCGGTCATCTATGGCATTTATTTCCAAGAGGAACTGCAAAACGTTGGCGGATTGATTTTTCTGGATCTTCAAAGGGAGTTGGGAATGTCAAATCCAAAGGAAATGCCGACAATGGAAATTGTTGACCTTGGCAAACGGATTGCAAATCCAAATCATCCCATAGCAATAAGTATGGCAAATTTGGACACCATAAAGCTTATTCGTAGGATTGAAGAAAGGAGTTAGTCATGGCATGGATTACGAGCATTGATTTG
The DNA window shown above is from Bacteroidota bacterium and carries:
- a CDS encoding gliding motility-associated C-terminal domain-containing protein gives rise to the protein MGSFVAGGGIVFSNTDRGQLDLSAMQPGGPYIVYYDIDNRCAIDTRDSVWIDVPDNPFFSYPQSSYCEGGANPFPSIIALSGGTFSEITGSVIFANATTGEIDASASVQGGPYFIQYTTAGPCPESSSQQLTIMPKPLSASLTVSPDTTYCTGQSLILQATAGGATVWRWYMNGSLTAITDDMLMLDAQLTGLDSVSVAMVNTQGCSDSLTAVLRGLPAPRLTATILKAETNVLGSSQVEVQLATDIPGTVVDWQAIGTNLRDITPEFGSIAAFGPANPATLPIGATFVAPFDLGRLKLLLSPRNASCAGFRDTVVVILSPDTLPIFVPEVFTANGDGKNDTWMITCLPGINPGDYKMHLFNDAGGKVLEMDGLHQNFDGGSLPDGVYWWVLQDTQGRDLQAGGLTIRRK